The Setaria italica strain Yugu1 chromosome IX, Setaria_italica_v2.0, whole genome shotgun sequence genome has a window encoding:
- the LOC101762006 gene encoding probable protein phosphatase 2C 34 has translation MLRALTRCCGHWPPGAAAADGMLWQTELRPHAAGEFSMAAAQANVAMEDQAQVLASPSATLVGVYDGHGGVDASRFLRSRLFPHVQRFATEQGGMSTEVIRRAFGAAEEEFHKQVRQEWTKRPRMAAVGSCCLLGAISGDTLYVANLGDSRAVLGRRVVGGGVAVAERLSDEHNAASEEVRRELAALNPDDAQIVVHARGAWRVKGIIQVSRSIGDFYLKKPEYSLDPLFRQVGPPVALKRPALSAEPSIQVRKLKPNDLFLIFASDGLWEHLSDDAAVQIVFKNPRTGIANRLVKAALKEATRKREVRYRDLRTIERGVRRHFHDDISVVVVYLDRHRERRHTRVIDSSSNCTSAPVDIYSSNTHQSAEPLQSYKS, from the exons ATGTTGAGGGCGCTGACGAGGTGCTGCGGCCACTGgccgccgggcgcggcggcggcggacgggatgCTGTGGCAGACGGAGCTGCGGCCGCACGCGGCGGGGGAGTTCTCGATGGCCGCGGCGCAGGCGAACGTGGCCATGGAGGACCAGGCGCAGGTGCTGGCCTCCCCATCCGCCACGCTTGTCGGCGTCTACGACGGACACGGCGGGGTCGACGCCTCCCGTTTCCTCCGATCCCGACTCTTCCCCCATGTCCAAC GCTTCGCGACGGAGCAGGGGGGAATGAGCACGGAGGTGATCCGGAGGGCGTtcggcgcggcggaggaagaGTTCCATAAGCAGGTGAGGCAGGAGTGGACGAAGCGGCCGCGGATGGCCGCTGTGGGCTCCTGCTGCTTGCTCGGGGCCATCTCCGGGGACACGCTTTACGTGGCCAACCTCGGGGACTCCCGCGCCGTGCTCGGGCGTCGAGTGGTTGGGGGAGGGGTGGCCGTCGCCGAGCGGCTGTCCGACGAGCACAACGCGGCGTCCGAGGAGGTGCGGCGGGAGCTCGCCGCTCTCAACCCCGATGACGCGCAGATCGTGGTACATGCCAGGGGGGCGTGGAGAGTGAAGGGGATAATTCAG GTGTCAAGATCCATTGGTGATTTTTATCTGAAGAAACCGGAGTACAGCTTGGACCCCTTGTTTCGGCAAGTTGGCCCCCCTGTTGCATTGAAGAGGCCAGCTCTAAGTGCTGAACCATCAATTCAAGTTCGCAAGCTGAAACCAAATGACCTATTCCTGATATTTGCTTCAGATGGTCTTTGGGAGCACCTCAGTGATGATGCTGCGGTGCAAATTGTCTTCAAGAATCCAAGAACT GGAATAGCCAACAGATTGGTGAAGGCTGCCTTGAAGGAAGCAACAAGGAAAAGGGAGGTCAGGTACCGCGACCTGAGGACGATCGAGAGGGGAGTGAGGCGGCATTTCCACGACGACATCAGTGTTGTGGTGGTCTACCTCGACCGCCACCGTGAACGTCGCCACACCAGGGTCATCGATTCGAGCAGCAATTGCACCAGCGCACCCGTTGACATCTACTCATCCAACACCCACCAGTCCGCGGAACCCTTGCAATCTTATAAGAGCTGA